CCGCCGATCTGGGAGGCAGCGCCACCAGCACCGACCCTGATGTGATCGCCGCCCGCGCAGCCATGAAAGCCCAGTTTGAAGCCGCCCAGGCTGCCGGTAAAATCTATGACTATGAAAAAGAACTGTTTGGTGAAACCGGCCTTATTCTCAATACCGGCGTTTCCATGAGCGGCGGTTCAGAGAAAACCACCTTCTACATGGCTGGCAACCGCAGACAGGAAGACGGCATCGTTAAACATACCGGCTACTTCAACAATTCATTCCGTCTGAACGTCAATCATAAAATAAATGATCGTTTATCCGTTGGCGTTACTACCAATTTTATCAACTCCTCTTCCGACAGAGGTGTCACCAACAACGACAACAACGGCGTATCACTTGGCGTGGCCCTTTCCACCACGCCCGGATTTGTGGAACTGCATCCCAACTCTCTCGGTGAATATCCCCGTAATGCCTTCGCCGCTTCCAACCCGATAGAAACGCGCGACAAAATGATCAACAACGAAGGCGTAAACCGTTTTGTAGGCGGCGGCAATATTGAATACCGCATCCAGCAAAGCAACCACTCCTCCACGAAAGTAGCTGTGAGAGCGGGCGTGGACTACTTCAACCTGAAAACCATCGCTGTATTCCCCCGCGATCTTCAGTTTGAAGAAAAGGCCCAGCAAGGCCATTCCATCCAGGGAAATACCAATAACCTCAACACCAACCTCCTGGGCTTCATTGCCAATACCTGGACACCACACGAAAAACTCAGTCTCACCAGCACCGCCGGCGCTACACTGGAAACCGGCTATATGGACAATATCGTGACCGTGGCCACCAACCTGGTATCTGGTCAAACCAACCTCGATGCCAGTGGTAACACCAGCACCCGTCAGTTCCGGCAGAAATACCGTGACAACGGTATGTTCATCCAGGAAGACCTCTCCCTGATGGACGCCTTCACGCTCAGTGCAGGCGTGCGTTTTGACCGGTCCACCAACAACGGGGACTATCTCAAATATTACGTCTTCCCCAAAGGCGCCTTCTCCTGGAACATCTCTAAAATGCCTTTCTGGCATGTGGACAAAGTAGACAACCTGAAAGTGCGTATCGCCTACGGCCAGTCCGGCAACGTACCGCCTTACGGCAGTAAGTTCACCGGCATGCTGGGCAGCAACATCGGCGGTTTCCCCGGCGTACTGGTAGATAACCTGCTGGGCAATCCCAACATCAAACCGGAAAGACAGTCCGAACTGGAAACCGGTATCGACTTCAGCCTGTTCAACGGCCGTGTGTCACTCGAAGCCACTTACTATAACAAACGCATCTACGACGTATTGTTAAGACATGCCATCCCCTCTTCCACCGGTTACGCAACAGAATGGAAGAACAGTGGCGACCTTACCAACAACGGTGTGGAACTGGGTCTGACCGTTATCCCTGTCAATACCAAAAATTTCAAATGGACGTCTAACATCAACTGGTGGAGAAACCGTTCCAAGATGACCAAGCTGATTATTCCGCCTTATGCTATTGGCGCGTTTGGCGCATCACTGGGCACTTTCTATCTGGAAGAAGGGCAACCGGTGACCCAGATCAAAGGTATTGTGAACAAACAGCTGGTGCTGATTGGTAATTCAGAACCGAAATTCCAGATGAGTTTTTACAATGACCTTACTTTCCTGAAGGACTTCTCCCTGCGTTTCCTCATTCACTGGAAAAAAGGCGGCGATAACATCAACCTGAGCCAGTTGCTCAATGATGGCGGCGCCACTTCTCCCGACTATGATGATCTGATCAACGGCGTGAAAGCCGGTGCATACAGGCCAGGGGCCGGTGCCGGCGTATATGTGCAGGACGCTTCCTATGTGCGTATCCGTGAGATCGGCCTTTATTACAATGTTCCGCTGAAAAATACCAAAACCATTAAAGGTATTCGGCTGGGCATTTCCGCCAATAACTTTTTCACCTGGACAAAATATGTGGGGTATGATCCGGAAGTTTCCAACTTCGGCAGTAACACCATTACCACTGCGCAGAGCCGCGGCAGCAACGGTTTGTCTACCGGTGTGGACGTAATGCCTTTCCCCTCCAACAAAAGGGCCAGCTTCCATTTAGGCATCGATTTCTGATCATCTGACTATTAAAACTGAAACAAATGAAAAAGCTTATTATATACCTGTCCGGCGCCCTGCTCGCCCTGAGTGCCTGCCAGAAAGGAGAAATCAACAGTCTGAATACACCGGTCGTAGGCGGCATTGTCGTCAATCCCAGCCGGAGCGATCTTTTTAACCTTGTCACCGGTGCGGAATCCGGGTTGCGTAACAATACCGGCACCTATCTCGATGGCTTAGGCGTACTGGGACGTGAGCAATACCGCTTCTCAGGCTCCGAGCCCCGCTGGACGACCGATATGTTGGGTGGTGGCACCAAAGAACTGGACAACAACACATTCTACATCACCAACCCTTTTGCGGCCCGTTACCAGGTGGCCCGTCAGTGTTTTATCCTGATGCAGGCGCTGAAAACCACGCGTACCGAAGTAGCCAGCGATGCGCAGAAAAAAGCCTTCCAGGGCTTTGCCGAAACACTTATCGGTTACCAGCTGCTGCTGAACATCAACATGACGGATTCCAACGGCGCCAGAATTCCGGTGGCCGATAATGCCAACCTGGGCCCTATCATCACTAATCCGGGCATCGTGATGGACTCCGTGCTGAAGTTCCTCGACGCCGGTAAAGCGGACCTCACCGGTTCTGATGTGCTTTTCCCGCTTTCTGACGGTTTCGCCGGTTTTAAAGATGCCGCTGGCCTGCTGAAGTTCAACCGGGCCATTGCCGCCAGGGTACATATTTACCGTAAAAACTGGGCCGCCGCACTGACAGCTCTGAACGAATCCTTCTTTGATCTGAATGGTTCCTTCACCAAAGGCATATACAGCGCTTTCTCCACCAACGGCGGCGACCTGATCAACCCTATGTACCTGCAGCCTAATTCAACCGGGGAAGTAAGGGTGGCGCATCCTTCTTTTGCCACAGACATCATCGGCACCGATGACCGAATCAACAAAACAACGCTACGTACCTCTCCTGTAAGCAGCGTAGGACTTACCGGTAACCGTGATCTGGCCATCTGGCCTACGCTGAGCAGCCCTATCGCCATCATCCGGAATGAAGAGCTGATCCTCATTTATGCCGAAGCCAAAATACAGCTGGGACAATTCCCGGATGCCATCGTAGCGCTCAACAGGATCCGGACCGGCCACAACCTGCCTGTATACCCCGGCGCTGTCACCGCAGACGCCCTCACCAACGAGCTGCTCTATCAGCGCCGCTATTCCCTGTTCATGGAAGGCCACCGCTGGATAGACATGCGCAGGTACAACCGGCTCAACCAGCTCCCAATAGACCGCGCCGGCGACGATGTATGGTCACGGTATCCGCTGCCTATGAGCGAAACAAATCAATAATTAATCCGTATTAAAGGGTATAAAAAAGCGAAAACCGCCTGATATGTTATCAGGCGGTTTTCGCTTTTTATCTTATGATCAGGACACGATTATATGCCGCGTCTTTTCATTTCTTTTCTTATCAGCGATAGTTCGCGGCCCATCTGGCCGGCGATGGACGTGTTTTCCTGTGCTCTGCGGATCAGGTAGGGCATCACGTCTTTTACCGGGCCATATGGCAGGTATTTGGTGACGGTATAGCCGGCATGCGCCAGGTTGAAGGTGATATTGTCGCTCATACCCAGCAGCTGTGAGAAGCTCACATGCGGGTGGTTGTGCGGAATATTTTTTGCGTCCATGGTACGGGCAGCGAGCATGCAGCTGTTTTCATTGTGTGTGCCGATGAACACCCCCAGTTTATCGAGATGCTCCAGGCAGAACTGAACGGCAGCGTTGTAGTCTTTATCTGTGGCTTCCTTGCTGGGCTGGATGGGCGTTGGGTAGTTGTTTTCCGCCGCGCGTTTGTTTTCCTTTTCCATGTAAGCGCCGCGCACCAGTTTGGCACCGAGCAGGTAACCTTCTTTCGTTGCTTTTTCCAGCGATTTTTGCAGGAACGGGTAGCGGTCATGGCAATACATCTGAAAAGTATTGTACACGATCACCTGGTTGCGGTTGAACAGCGACATCATTTCATCCGTCAGGTCGTCAACCGGATTCTGTATCCAGGATTCCTCCGCATCGATGAGCAGGCCTACCTTGTACTGGGCAGCCGCTTCCGCCACTGAATGCACGCGGGAACGGACACGGATATATTCCTGCTGTTCCTGTGGTGTGAGCGTATCGCCACGGTGTACTTTTTCGAGCAGTTCAAAACGTGCAAAACCGGTGATCTTGATGGCGATGAAAGGAATATCCGGTTTGTTGGCTGCATACTGGATAGCCCGGATAAATTCAGGCACCGCATGATCGTAGCTTTCTTCGCCTTCCATGGCTTCCACGCCATAGTCGAGCACTACACCCACATGGTAATTGCCCAGTTGCAGCGCCGTGTGTGCCGCTTCGTCCAGGGTTTCGCCCCCGCAGAACTGGGAGAATATTGTGTTTTTGATAATGCCTTTGATCGGTAGTCTGAGTTTGAACGCCAGCGGAGTGAGTGCTGCGCCCATTTTCACCAGCCACGGCTTTCCGATGTTGCTGAACAGAAAGTTGGCCTTTTTTAACGCCTTGTCGGTCTTTGCCTCAAATGCAATAGCCGTATTATCGAATGATAAAGTTAGCTGCTTTTCCATGAGGCGCAAAGTTAGGGTGCGCCTGCATCCTAAACAAAAATCATTATAATATCAGGAGATATTTTTAATAGCATAAACCGATATTGTCTATTGCTTTTCAAAAATTGCTGCCCGGGAAAATGTGGGCTGTATCAAGGTAAAATTTATCCGGCATCAATCTATCAAATATATTATTATCTACATATAATATCTAAACACCATACAGAAAAATATTTGGGAGAACGATAAAAGGAGGGCCTGTGAGCCGATGGAATTCTTGTCCCGGGCAGTTTATTTTGTTTATTTTTAGGCTTTTCTGTTGACAAACACCCGGAAATATGAAGAAATCCCGTACATGGCTTTATGCATTGATTTTAGTGGCCTTAGGCGTTATTGTTGTAGTGACCTGGAAATTGCGGGAGCCTGCGTCACCGAAAACACCGGGGTACACCATTGCCGAATTAAAGGCGGCGGGCGTGCAATACCAGGAGCACCAGGGCAAGACCGGCAGCCGTACTGAAATCACGTTGCCTGACAGTACCACCGTTATCCTGAACTCCGCCTCTGTCCTGCATGTTCCGGCAGATTACGCTTCCGGCAACCGTTCCGTTATCCTTGACGGCGATGCTTTTTTTGACGTAAAGCCCGGCAAAGACAGTTTTACCGTGACCACTGCCATCCTCAAGGCCACCGTACTGGGCACCTCTTTCCGGATGCGGTCCTTTTCCAGCCAGCAGGGCGCCACCTGCTATCAACTGGAAGGCTCCAGCCGGGTGGGCAAATCCTATCATTCTGCTACTGACAATCAACCGGAAGTACTGGAGCGCGGCCAGATGGTACTGGCCAATCGCGAGATAGACCTGATGGAAAAAGAAACATACCATCCTGAAGAGC
The Chitinophaga varians genome window above contains:
- a CDS encoding SusC/RagA family TonB-linked outer membrane protein → MLLPKSSMLVMLCLCSTLALFAQQNISGRIKDAAHGNAIPGATVRVPNTNKGTMTDIDGKYTISVPASVSKLIISYTGYKTQTVSIPPGATTLNVSLEEDLARLDEIVVTGLATNIKRSNLANAVATISGKELNGVAPAQTFDAALSGKVPGALITANSGAPGGGISVKLRGITSVFGNSQPLYVVDGVFFNNSSIPAGLNDVTGAATAGNPNNQDNPSSRIADLNPEDIENIEVLKGASAAAMYGAKAAAGVIIITTKKGKSGKTQVTLNQEVGFAKVRHLVGVRKFTAETAADLGGSATSTDPDVIAARAAMKAQFEAAQAAGKIYDYEKELFGETGLILNTGVSMSGGSEKTTFYMAGNRRQEDGIVKHTGYFNNSFRLNVNHKINDRLSVGVTTNFINSSSDRGVTNNDNNGVSLGVALSTTPGFVELHPNSLGEYPRNAFAASNPIETRDKMINNEGVNRFVGGGNIEYRIQQSNHSSTKVAVRAGVDYFNLKTIAVFPRDLQFEEKAQQGHSIQGNTNNLNTNLLGFIANTWTPHEKLSLTSTAGATLETGYMDNIVTVATNLVSGQTNLDASGNTSTRQFRQKYRDNGMFIQEDLSLMDAFTLSAGVRFDRSTNNGDYLKYYVFPKGAFSWNISKMPFWHVDKVDNLKVRIAYGQSGNVPPYGSKFTGMLGSNIGGFPGVLVDNLLGNPNIKPERQSELETGIDFSLFNGRVSLEATYYNKRIYDVLLRHAIPSSTGYATEWKNSGDLTNNGVELGLTVIPVNTKNFKWTSNINWWRNRSKMTKLIIPPYAIGAFGASLGTFYLEEGQPVTQIKGIVNKQLVLIGNSEPKFQMSFYNDLTFLKDFSLRFLIHWKKGGDNINLSQLLNDGGATSPDYDDLINGVKAGAYRPGAGAGVYVQDASYVRIREIGLYYNVPLKNTKTIKGIRLGISANNFFTWTKYVGYDPEVSNFGSNTITTAQSRGSNGLSTGVDVMPFPSNKRASFHLGIDF
- a CDS encoding RagB/SusD family nutrient uptake outer membrane protein, encoding MKKLIIYLSGALLALSACQKGEINSLNTPVVGGIVVNPSRSDLFNLVTGAESGLRNNTGTYLDGLGVLGREQYRFSGSEPRWTTDMLGGGTKELDNNTFYITNPFAARYQVARQCFILMQALKTTRTEVASDAQKKAFQGFAETLIGYQLLLNINMTDSNGARIPVADNANLGPIITNPGIVMDSVLKFLDAGKADLTGSDVLFPLSDGFAGFKDAAGLLKFNRAIAARVHIYRKNWAAALTALNESFFDLNGSFTKGIYSAFSTNGGDLINPMYLQPNSTGEVRVAHPSFATDIIGTDDRINKTTLRTSPVSSVGLTGNRDLAIWPTLSSPIAIIRNEELILIYAEAKIQLGQFPDAIVALNRIRTGHNLPVYPGAVTADALTNELLYQRRYSLFMEGHRWIDMRRYNRLNQLPIDRAGDDVWSRYPLPMSETNQ
- a CDS encoding proline dehydrogenase family protein, whose translation is MEKQLTLSFDNTAIAFEAKTDKALKKANFLFSNIGKPWLVKMGAALTPLAFKLRLPIKGIIKNTIFSQFCGGETLDEAAHTALQLGNYHVGVVLDYGVEAMEGEESYDHAVPEFIRAIQYAANKPDIPFIAIKITGFARFELLEKVHRGDTLTPQEQQEYIRVRSRVHSVAEAAAQYKVGLLIDAEESWIQNPVDDLTDEMMSLFNRNQVIVYNTFQMYCHDRYPFLQKSLEKATKEGYLLGAKLVRGAYMEKENKRAAENNYPTPIQPSKEATDKDYNAAVQFCLEHLDKLGVFIGTHNENSCMLAARTMDAKNIPHNHPHVSFSQLLGMSDNITFNLAHAGYTVTKYLPYGPVKDVMPYLIRRAQENTSIAGQMGRELSLIRKEMKRRGI
- a CDS encoding FecR family protein; its protein translation is MKKSRTWLYALILVALGVIVVVTWKLREPASPKTPGYTIAELKAAGVQYQEHQGKTGSRTEITLPDSTTVILNSASVLHVPADYASGNRSVILDGDAFFDVKPGKDSFTVTTAILKATVLGTSFRMRSFSSQQGATCYQLEGSSRVGKSYHSATDNQPEVLERGQMVLANREIDLMEKETYHPEELETWLSDILRIQNANPMAVSRILEDWFGVEVEMRGDASKARVITEALFFNASLDDVLSNLSDQQGFKYKIDKNKVTLNF